Proteins from a single region of Acanthochromis polyacanthus isolate Apoly-LR-REF ecotype Palm Island chromosome 11, KAUST_Apoly_ChrSc, whole genome shotgun sequence:
- the myo1g gene encoding unconventional myosin-Ig codes for MAELEGLEFGKSDFVLLDEVTMEQFMENLKLRFEKGRIYTYIGEVVVSVNPYRQMEIYGKDTIDAYRGRELYENPPHLYAVSDAAYKAMKRRAKDTCIVISGESGAGKTEASKYIMQYIAAITNPSQRAEVESVKNVLLKSNCVLEAFGNAKTNRNDNSSRFGKYMDINFNFNGDPTGGHINNYLLEKSRVVQQQDGERNFHSFYQLLRGGSAEMLESFHLQNDAAAYIYTREGAATATSNNDRSSHKAVMNALDVIGFSQEEISSIYQILASILLLGNLQFESDGENVQVVGQEAVKHISELTSTDPDGVTKSLLYRTVATGGGEVIEKGHSEQDACFGRDAFAKALYERLFGWIVSRINSIIEVKDYNPVLHGKNTVIGVLDIYGFEIFDNNSFEQFCINYCNEKLQQLFIELILQQEQGEYQREGITWQHIDYFNNQIIVDLVEQPHKGIISILDEACLSVGKVTDTVCLDSMDTKLSQHPHYTSRKLSPTDKTMDFQKHFRIRHYAGDVTYSVEGFLDKNKDLLFQDFKRLMYNSSNPVLKEMWPDGQLSITEVTKRPLTAATLFKNSIVALVDKLACKEPYYVRCIKPNEMKSPVLLDDARCQHQVAYLGLLENVMVRRAGFAYRQPYARFLQRYKMTCEYTWPNHLMGSDREAVEAIVTQHGFQDDVAYGHTKLFVRTPRSLFSLEQERAALIPILVLFLQKVWRGALGRSRCRRMRAVYTIMGAYKRFKVKAHFWEVERRFAGVRTTADYGKSVDWPTPPAALSQFHNITVMLHRRWWARQIVKNIPPSDMLEVRAKVSALTALSGERKDWGVGRAWERDYLANVRDCPQTSSGFIRVSKELKNKDEFGQILFSGSCRKVNRFNRSTDRSLVVTDKFIYKLEPKKQYKVLKKVPLDTFTGVSVTSGVDQMVALHTSSQDDVLLCLQRGELSPNQDRVGELVGSLVDHFTRIRKVPFPVKVCRSALQLHMRGKPKSVTVETRAGQTVADFKKSRDGFILLVPAN; via the exons GTTTGAGAAGGGTCGTATCTACACCTACATCGGGGAGGTGGTGGTCTCGGTGAACCCATACAGACAGATGGAAATCTACGGTAAAGATACCATTGATGCGTATCGAGGTCGGGAGCTCTATGAAAACCCTCCTCACCTGTACGCCGTGTCGGACGCCGCCTACAAGGCCATGAAGAGACGAGCCAAGGACACCTGCATCGTCATATCAG gtgaAAGTGGTGCCGGAAAAACAGAAGCCAGTAAATACATCATGCAGTACATCGCTGCCATCACCAACCCCAGCCAGAGGGCAGAAGTGGAGAG CGTGAAGAACGTGCTGCTGAAGTCCAATTGTGTGCTGGAGGCCTTCGGAAACGCCAAGACCAACCGCAACGACAACTCCAGCCGCTTCGGCAAGTACATGGACATCAACTTCAACTTCAACGGAGATCCGACCGGAGGACACATCAACAACTACCTGCTGGAGAAG TCCAGGGTGGTGCAGCAGCAGGACGGAGAGAGGAACTTCCACTCCTTCTACCAG ctaCTTCGAGGAGGTTCAGCTGAAATGTTGGAGTCCTTCCACCTTCAGAACGATGCTGCTGCTTATATTTACACCAGAGAAGGAGCTGCAACCGCC ACGTCCAACAACGACCGGTCGAGCCACAAAGCGGTGATGAACGCTCTGGACGTCATCGGCTTCTCACAGGAGGAGATTTCCTCCATTTACCAGATCCTGGCCTCCATCCTGCTGCTG GGAAACCTTCAGTTTGAGAGCGACGGTGAGAACGTCCAGGTCGTCGGACAGGAAGCCGTGAAGCACATCTCTGAGCTGACGTCCACAGATCCAGACGGCGTAACCAAGAGTCTTCTGTACCGAACGGTGGCGACCGGCGGAGGAGAAGTCATTGAGAAAGGACACAGCGAGCAGGACGCCTGCTTCGGACGAGACGCCTTCGCCAAG GCTCTCTATGAGCGGCTGTTCGGTTGGATCGTGAGTCGCATCAACAGCATCATCGAGGTGAAGGACTACAACCCGGTGCTTCATGGGAAAAACACGGTGATCGGCGTGCTGGACATCTACGGCTTTGAGATCTTTGACAACAACAG CTTTGAGCAGTTCTGCATCAACTACTGCAacgagaagctgcagcagcttttcaTCGAACTCATCCTGCAGCAGGAACAGGGAGAGTATCAGAGGGAAGGAATCACCTGGCAGCAC ATCGATTACTTCAACAACCAGATCATCGTGGACCTGGTGGAGCAGCCTCACAAAGGCATCATCTCCATCCTGGACGAGGCTTGTCTCAGCGTGGGGAAAGTGACCGACACCGTCTGTCTGGACAGCATGGACACCAAACTGTCCCAGCATCCTCACTACACCTCACGAAAG CTCAGCCCCACTGATAAAACCATGGACTTCCAGAAGCACTTCCGGATTCGACATTACGCCGGAGACGTCAC ATATTCCGTCGAGGGCTTTTTGGACAAGAACAAGGACCTTCTTTTCCAGGATTTCAAGCGTCTTATGTACAACAG TTCCAACCCAGTCCTGAAGGAGATGTGGCCAGATGGTCAGCTGAGCATCACTGAGGTCACCAAGCGACCTCTGACCGCCGCCACCCTCTTCAAGAACTCCATTGTGGCTTTGGTTGACAAACTGGCCTGCAAG gagCCCTACTACGTTCGCTGCATCAAACCTAACGAGATGAAGTCTCCGGTGCTGCTGGACGACGCTCGCTGCCAGCACCAGGTGGCGTACCTGGGCCTCCTGGAGAACGTGATGGTCCGCCGGGCCGGCTTCGCCTACAGGCAGCCGTACGCTCGCTTCCTGCAGCG GTATAAGATGACCTGTGAGTACACCTGGCCCAACCACCTGATGGGCTCCGACCGGGAGGCCGTGGAGGCCATCGTCACCCAGCACGGTTTCCAGGACGACGTGGCGTACGGACACACCAAGCTGTTCGTACGAACGCCGAGATCCCTGTTCAGCCTGGAGCAGGAGAGGGCCGCCCTCATCCCCATCCTGGTTCTGTTCCTGCAGAAG GTGTGGCGTGGTGCGCTGGGCCGCAGCAGGTGTCGTAGGATGAGGGCGGTCTACACCATCATGGGGGCCTACAAGCGTTTTAAGGTCAAAGCTCATTTTTGGGAGGTGGAGCGTCGCTTCGCCGGCGTCCGGACGACGGCCGACTACGGGAAGAGCGTTGATTGGCCGACGCCACCGGCAGCTCTGTCTCAGTTCCACAACATCACAGTGATGCTGCACCGCAG GTGGTGGGCGAGGCAGATCGTGAAGAACATCCCTCCGTCCGACATGCTGGAGGTTCGGGCCAAAGTCTCGGCTCTGACGGCTCTGAGTGGAGAGAGGAAGGACTGGGGGGTCGGCCGGGCCTGGGAGAGGGATTACCTGGCTAAC GTTCGAGACTGTCCTCAGACCAGCTCCGGATTCATCCGAGTCTCCAAAGAGCTGAAGAACAAAGACGAGTTCGGTCAGATCCTGTTCTCAGGCTCCTGCAGGAAG GTGAACAGATTCAACAGAAGTACAGACCGAAGCCTGGTGGTCACAGACAAGTTCATCTACAAACTAGAGCCCAAGAAGCAGTACAAGGTTCTGAAGAAGGTTCCTCTGGACACC TTTACAGGTGTGAGTGTAACCTCTGGGGTTGACCAGATGGTGGCGCTGCATACGTCCTCTCAGGATGACGTCCTGCTGTGTCTGCAGAGAGGAGAGCTGAGCCCCAACCAGGACCGAGTGGGAGAACTGGTGGGATCTCTGGTGGACCACTTCACACG